The following proteins are encoded in a genomic region of Natrinema sp. DC36:
- a CDS encoding methyltransferase domain-containing protein: protein MGLLENKARARLFYKYLSRVYDRVNPFIWNAEMRSEALSLLEFEDDMTVLDVGCGTGFATEGLLEHVDEVYALDQSEHQLAQAYEKFGTRAPPVHFHRGDAERLPFATDTFDVVWSSGSIEYWPNPILALREFRRVLKPGGQVLVVGPNYPDNIVSQLLADSIMLFYDEYEADRMFKTAGFEDVKHAFMGPSYDPDVAITTIGRAPE from the coding sequence ATGGGACTTCTCGAGAACAAGGCCCGCGCCCGACTGTTCTACAAGTACCTCTCGCGGGTCTACGATCGGGTGAACCCCTTCATCTGGAACGCGGAGATGCGCAGCGAGGCCCTGTCGCTGCTCGAGTTCGAGGACGACATGACCGTCCTCGACGTCGGCTGCGGCACCGGCTTCGCGACCGAGGGCCTGCTCGAGCACGTCGACGAGGTCTACGCGCTCGACCAGAGCGAACACCAGCTCGCACAGGCCTACGAGAAGTTCGGCACTCGCGCGCCGCCGGTGCACTTCCACCGCGGCGACGCCGAGCGGCTGCCGTTCGCGACCGATACGTTCGACGTCGTCTGGTCTTCCGGTTCGATCGAGTACTGGCCGAACCCGATCCTCGCCCTGCGGGAGTTCCGTCGCGTCCTCAAACCCGGCGGACAGGTGCTCGTCGTCGGGCCGAACTATCCCGATAACATCGTCAGTCAGCTGCTGGCCGACTCGATCATGCTCTTCTACGACGAGTACGAAGCCGATCGCATGTTCAAAACCGCCGGCTTCGAGGACGTGAAACACGCGTTCATGGGACCGTCGTACGATCCCGACGTCGCGATTACGACGATCGGTCGCGCACCGGAGTGA
- a CDS encoding V-type ATP synthase subunit E, protein MSLDTVVKDIREEANARAEDIRAEGETRAEEIESAAESDAEEILADAEQEVEREIDQLREQRLSSAKLEAKQKRLEARRDVLGEVREAVEDELASLEGDTREELTRDLLEAASVEFDEGDDVNVSGRSDDQELLESILTDYDGYEYAGEVDCLGGVVVESDQSRVRVNNTFDSVLEDVWEDNLQAISNRLFEQ, encoded by the coding sequence ATGAGTTTGGACACAGTCGTCAAAGACATTCGAGAAGAGGCCAACGCGCGTGCGGAGGACATCCGCGCGGAGGGCGAAACGCGCGCCGAGGAGATCGAATCGGCGGCCGAATCCGACGCCGAGGAGATCCTCGCCGACGCGGAACAGGAGGTCGAACGCGAAATCGACCAACTCCGCGAACAGCGCCTCTCCAGCGCGAAGCTGGAGGCGAAACAGAAGCGCCTGGAGGCCCGTCGCGACGTGCTCGGCGAAGTCCGCGAGGCGGTCGAGGACGAACTCGCATCTCTCGAGGGCGACACCCGCGAGGAGCTCACACGAGATCTGCTCGAGGCAGCGAGCGTCGAGTTCGACGAGGGCGACGACGTCAACGTCTCCGGTCGCAGCGACGATCAGGAGCTGCTCGAGTCGATCCTCACGGACTACGACGGCTACGAGTACGCCGGCGAGGTCGACTGCCTCGGCGGCGTCGTCGTCGAGAGCGACCAGTCCCGCGTCCGAGTCAACAACACGTTCGACTCGGTCCTCGAGGACGTCTGGGAAGACAACCTTCAGGCGATCAGCAACCGACTCTTCGAGCAATGA
- the ahaH gene encoding ATP synthase archaeal subunit H — protein sequence MPRPQVLERIKSAEAEADEIVAQAENDRDERIAKARERAEEIRTEAEQEAQELKERRLEDAREEIDAECERVLEDGEQKREALAERARDRVDDVTDHVVDLFQEDVHAQT from the coding sequence ATGCCGAGGCCACAGGTTCTCGAACGAATTAAGTCGGCGGAAGCGGAGGCCGACGAGATCGTCGCACAGGCAGAAAACGACCGCGACGAGCGAATAGCCAAGGCCCGGGAACGTGCCGAGGAGATTCGCACGGAAGCGGAACAGGAGGCCCAAGAGTTGAAGGAGCGCCGCCTGGAGGACGCTCGCGAGGAGATCGATGCGGAGTGCGAGCGGGTCCTCGAAGACGGCGAACAGAAGCGTGAAGCGCTCGCCGAGCGCGCCCGGGATCGGGTCGATGACGTGACCGATCACGTCGTCGACCTGTTCCAGGAGGACGTCCATGCTCAGACCTGA
- a CDS encoding ATP synthase subunit A — protein MSQAEDIESVDEDGVIESVSGPVVTATDLDARMNDVVYVGDEGLMGEVIEIEGNLTTIQVYEETSGVGPGEPVQNTGEPLSVDLGPGMLDSIYDGVQRPLDVLEEKMGTAFLDRGVDAPGIDLEKQWEFTPEVETGDTVEPGDVVGVVEETVTIDHKVMVPPDYEGGEVTTVGDGEFNVEETVVELDNGEEIQMHQEWPVREARPAGDKETPTEPLVTGQRVQDGLFPLAKGGTAAIPGPFGSGKTVTQQQLAKWSDADIVVYIGCGERGNEMTEVIEDFPELPDPQTGNPLMARTCLIANTSNMPVAARESCIYTGITIAEYYRDMGYDVALMADSTSRWAEAMREISSRLEEMPGEEGYPAYLAAALSEFYERAGKFQLMNGGEGSISVVGAVSPPGGDFSEPVTQNTLRIVKTFWALDADLAERRHFPSINWNESYSLYKDQLDPWWESNVAGDWSDTRQWAVDVLDEEDELQEIVQLVGKDALPEDQQLTMEVARYIREAWLQQNALHDVDTYCEPEKTYRMLEAIKTFNDEAFDALEAGVPVEEIQDVDAAPQLNRMGTAEEWNEFIDDIESDLADQLRALY, from the coding sequence ATGAGCCAGGCAGAAGATATCGAATCCGTCGACGAAGACGGTGTAATCGAAAGCGTGAGCGGTCCCGTCGTGACCGCCACGGACCTCGACGCCCGGATGAACGACGTCGTCTACGTCGGCGACGAAGGACTGATGGGCGAGGTCATCGAGATCGAAGGGAACCTGACCACCATTCAGGTGTACGAGGAAACCTCCGGCGTCGGCCCGGGCGAACCCGTCCAGAACACGGGCGAACCCCTGAGCGTCGACCTCGGACCCGGCATGCTGGACTCCATCTACGACGGCGTCCAGCGGCCGCTCGACGTCCTCGAGGAGAAGATGGGGACGGCCTTTTTGGACCGCGGGGTCGACGCCCCGGGGATCGACCTCGAGAAGCAGTGGGAGTTCACCCCCGAGGTCGAAACGGGCGATACCGTCGAACCCGGCGATGTCGTCGGAGTCGTCGAAGAGACCGTCACGATCGACCACAAGGTCATGGTGCCCCCGGACTACGAGGGCGGCGAAGTGACCACCGTCGGTGACGGCGAATTCAACGTCGAGGAGACCGTCGTCGAACTCGACAACGGCGAGGAGATCCAGATGCACCAGGAGTGGCCGGTCCGCGAGGCCCGGCCCGCTGGTGACAAGGAGACGCCGACCGAACCGCTGGTGACTGGCCAGCGCGTTCAGGACGGCCTCTTCCCGCTCGCGAAGGGCGGAACGGCCGCCATTCCGGGGCCCTTTGGCTCCGGGAAGACCGTCACCCAGCAGCAACTCGCCAAGTGGTCCGACGCGGACATCGTCGTCTACATCGGCTGTGGCGAGCGCGGCAACGAGATGACCGAGGTCATCGAGGACTTCCCGGAACTGCCGGACCCCCAGACCGGGAACCCGCTGATGGCCCGGACCTGCCTCATCGCAAACACGTCGAACATGCCCGTCGCGGCCCGCGAGTCCTGTATCTACACGGGAATCACGATCGCGGAGTACTACCGCGACATGGGCTACGACGTCGCGCTGATGGCCGACTCCACCTCGCGGTGGGCCGAGGCCATGCGGGAGATCTCGAGCCGGCTCGAGGAGATGCCCGGCGAAGAGGGGTATCCCGCCTATCTGGCCGCTGCGCTCTCGGAGTTCTACGAGCGCGCCGGCAAGTTCCAGCTGATGAACGGCGGCGAAGGGTCGATTTCGGTCGTCGGCGCAGTCTCGCCGCCGGGCGGTGACTTCTCCGAGCCGGTCACCCAGAACACGCTGCGTATCGTCAAGACGTTCTGGGCGCTGGACGCCGACCTCGCGGAGCGTCGGCACTTCCCCTCGATCAACTGGAACGAGTCCTACTCGCTGTACAAGGACCAGCTCGACCCGTGGTGGGAGAGCAACGTCGCCGGCGACTGGTCGGACACCCGCCAGTGGGCGGTCGACGTGTTAGACGAGGAGGACGAACTGCAGGAGATCGTCCAGCTCGTCGGCAAGGACGCGCTGCCGGAGGACCAGCAGCTCACGATGGAGGTCGCACGCTACATCCGTGAGGCCTGGCTCCAGCAGAACGCGCTCCACGACGTCGACACCTACTGCGAACCCGAGAAGACCTACCGGATGCTCGAGGCGATCAAGACGTTCAACGACGAGGCCTTCGACGCGCTCGAAGCGGGCGTCCCGGTCGAAGAGATTCAAGACGTCGACGCCGCGCCGCAGCTCAACCGGATGGGCACGGCCGAGGAGTGGAACGAGTTCATCGACGACATCGAGAGCGACCTCGCAGACCAACTGCGCGCACTGTATTAA
- a CDS encoding V-type ATP synthase subunit F — MSQEIAVVGSPEFTTGFRLAGVRRFENVPDDEKDERLDDAATTALEDEGVGIVVMHDEDLDHLSRNVRQEVETSVEPVVVTIGSGTGGGGLRDQIKRAIGIDLMDEDEDS; from the coding sequence ATGAGCCAGGAAATCGCAGTCGTCGGCAGTCCGGAGTTCACGACCGGCTTTCGCCTCGCGGGCGTCCGCCGATTCGAGAACGTCCCGGACGACGAGAAAGACGAACGGTTAGACGACGCGGCGACGACGGCCCTCGAGGACGAGGGCGTCGGGATCGTCGTCATGCACGACGAGGATCTCGATCACCTGTCGCGAAACGTTCGCCAGGAGGTCGAAACGAGCGTCGAGCCGGTCGTCGTCACCATCGGCAGCGGCACGGGTGGCGGCGGACTGCGCGACCAGATCAAACGCGCGATCGGGATCGACCTGATGGACGAGGACGAAGACAGCTAA
- a CDS encoding type IV pilin has translation MHVGPLRYGRERRSIRAVSPVVGVLALVVLTVCLAAVVAAGVGAWSLESPGPTASFELEADGNDSSITVEHVAGDAIDVEALSVTIAVDGTELDAQPPIPFVGAKGFDGAPDGPFNAKSDSTWTAGELAGVTIANNSPTLATGDSVTVTLTVDGRRVASLETTAT, from the coding sequence ATGCACGTGGGGCCGCTCCGGTATGGCCGGGAAAGACGCAGCATACGCGCCGTAAGTCCAGTCGTCGGCGTCCTCGCGTTAGTCGTACTCACCGTCTGTCTCGCGGCCGTCGTCGCGGCCGGCGTCGGTGCGTGGTCGCTCGAGTCGCCCGGACCGACCGCGAGCTTCGAACTCGAGGCCGACGGAAACGACTCATCGATCACGGTCGAGCACGTAGCCGGCGATGCGATCGACGTCGAGGCGCTATCGGTGACGATCGCAGTCGACGGCACGGAATTGGACGCACAGCCGCCGATTCCGTTCGTGGGTGCGAAGGGATTCGACGGCGCGCCCGACGGCCCGTTCAACGCGAAAAGCGATTCGACGTGGACGGCGGGGGAGCTGGCCGGCGTAACGATCGCCAACAACAGCCCGACGCTCGCGACGGGCGATTCGGTCACCGTCACGCTCACCGTCGACGGTCGACGGGTGGCTAGCCTCGAGACGACGGCGACTTGA
- a CDS encoding V-type ATP synthase subunit C yields MSTGASNPEYVNARVRSRRASLFSDEDYRKLIRMGPSEIARFMEETEYEREINELGTRFSGVDLIEYALNRNLAKHFDDLLDWSNGRLYDLIARYLRKFDVWNLKTIVRGIYTDTDPEDIQTDLIRAGELDDRTIDRLLEADEIEDAIEVLYGTNYYEPLTVAYEEFEETGALVPLENALDREFYENLLADLGRPQEGPEAKYVEFLEAEIDFRNARNALRLARSGADLDPATYYIDGGVLFDASDLNRLVGDYDALVDHIADSRRYGDRLSSALGRLRDADSLIQFEHALDAALLEYADTLSSIYPASVSAVLSYILAKEREVENIRAIARGREVGLAENEIEEELVIL; encoded by the coding sequence ATGAGCACGGGTGCCTCGAATCCGGAATACGTGAACGCTCGCGTGCGGTCGCGCCGAGCCTCGCTGTTCTCGGACGAAGACTACCGCAAGCTGATCCGGATGGGGCCGAGCGAGATCGCGCGGTTCATGGAGGAAACGGAGTACGAACGCGAGATCAACGAGCTCGGCACGCGGTTTTCGGGCGTCGACCTGATCGAATACGCGCTGAACCGCAACCTCGCGAAGCACTTCGACGACCTGTTGGACTGGTCGAACGGGCGACTCTACGATCTGATCGCCCGCTACCTGCGGAAGTTCGACGTCTGGAACCTGAAAACGATCGTCCGCGGAATCTACACCGACACCGATCCCGAGGACATCCAGACGGACCTCATCCGCGCCGGCGAACTCGACGACCGGACGATCGACCGGCTACTCGAGGCCGACGAGATCGAGGACGCGATCGAAGTGCTGTACGGAACGAACTACTACGAGCCGCTGACGGTCGCCTACGAGGAGTTCGAGGAAACCGGCGCGCTCGTTCCCCTCGAGAACGCGCTCGACCGGGAGTTCTACGAGAATCTGCTCGCGGACCTCGGCCGACCCCAGGAGGGACCGGAAGCGAAGTACGTCGAGTTCCTCGAGGCCGAGATCGACTTCCGGAACGCCCGGAACGCCCTGCGACTCGCTCGCAGCGGTGCCGATCTCGATCCCGCGACCTACTACATCGACGGCGGCGTCCTCTTCGACGCGTCGGATCTCAACCGACTCGTCGGCGACTACGACGCGCTCGTCGACCACATCGCCGATAGCAGGCGGTACGGCGACCGACTCTCGAGCGCGCTGGGTCGGCTGCGCGATGCTGACAGCCTTATCCAGTTCGAGCACGCACTAGACGCCGCGTTGCTCGAGTACGCCGACACGCTCTCGAGCATCTACCCGGCCTCGGTCTCGGCCGTGTTGTCGTACATCCTCGCGAAGGAACGCGAGGTCGAGAACATCCGCGCTATCGCGCGCGGTCGCGAGGTCGGGCTCGCAGAGAACGAGATCGAAGAGGAGCTGGTGATCCTATGA
- a CDS encoding V-type ATP synthase subunit I, with product MLRPERMSKVSVTGSRGVMPAVIETVHELSLVHLSDYDGSWEGFDNGNPMAGADRASEKLVTVRALESTLELSADEAESGSIDEGWEDRLESVRTRVNELDDRRGEITDELRQINEKIDRIAPFAELGIDLDLLSGYETVDVLVGEGPLEEVEAAVAASDDIRAFETFTGGDIVAVVAAPTEDADENPIDDALVGVEFTRYEVPDTEQSPEDYVDELESRKRDLESRLDEIDAELAEIKDEEAEFLLRVEEELTIEVQQAEAPLQFATTERAFVAEGWIPTDEYDRLVAALNDAVGDSVEIEELERADYDRHGAHSHTEDVQKGTPAGADEEDDSAAEADDQRQKAVTDGGSAVTMGDEPPTIQDNPGPAKPFELLVQAVNRPKYSELDPTIFLFLTFPLFFGFMIGDVGYGIMYVAIGAYMATQFDSKGVTSLGGVAIWAGLFTILFGFVYGEIFGLHILGEVVWHDLLNVELLPLNKGLEPAAADFALGWMVVSVLAGIVHLNIGYILDFYENLSHGVKDALFHSGSWILMINGIWIWIFSAQAEGSKPDFLFTTFASDGPFPIGFTGFPMWSLFTFPEAIPLLGGFPLTAPLLVFLIGFVMLGVSEPVELVESLDVVVNVFSYTRMGAVLLAKAGMAFVVNLLFFGAYEDPDGEFHFLRNHEPSYVAEHYGEGADVVFGGLMHSGTAALLGGLVILVLGHIVVLVLGVTSAGLQAVRLEYVEFFNKFYEGGGENYEPFGTDRN from the coding sequence ATGCTCAGACCTGAGCGAATGAGCAAGGTCTCGGTGACCGGTTCGCGGGGCGTCATGCCCGCGGTCATCGAGACGGTTCACGAGCTGAGTCTGGTGCATCTCTCGGACTACGACGGCTCCTGGGAGGGGTTCGACAACGGTAACCCGATGGCGGGTGCCGATCGAGCCTCCGAGAAGCTGGTGACCGTCCGAGCGCTCGAGAGCACCCTCGAGCTGTCGGCCGACGAGGCCGAATCGGGAAGCATCGACGAGGGCTGGGAAGACCGGCTCGAGTCGGTCCGCACGCGGGTCAACGAACTCGACGATCGGCGCGGAGAGATCACCGACGAGCTCCGCCAGATCAACGAGAAGATCGACCGCATCGCTCCGTTCGCGGAGCTCGGAATCGACCTCGACCTGCTGTCGGGGTACGAGACGGTCGATGTCCTCGTCGGTGAGGGCCCCCTCGAGGAAGTCGAGGCGGCCGTCGCCGCGTCCGACGACATTCGGGCGTTCGAGACGTTCACCGGTGGCGATATCGTGGCGGTCGTCGCCGCGCCCACCGAGGACGCCGACGAGAACCCCATCGACGACGCGCTGGTCGGCGTCGAGTTCACCCGCTACGAGGTGCCCGACACCGAGCAGAGTCCCGAGGACTACGTCGACGAACTCGAGAGTCGGAAGCGGGACCTCGAGTCGCGGCTCGACGAGATCGACGCGGAACTCGCGGAGATCAAAGACGAGGAAGCCGAGTTCCTCCTGCGGGTCGAAGAGGAACTAACGATCGAGGTCCAGCAGGCGGAAGCGCCGCTACAGTTCGCGACGACCGAACGCGCGTTCGTCGCGGAGGGCTGGATTCCGACCGACGAGTACGACCGACTCGTCGCCGCGCTGAACGACGCCGTCGGCGACAGCGTCGAGATCGAAGAACTCGAGCGGGCGGATTACGACCGCCACGGCGCACACTCCCACACGGAAGACGTTCAGAAGGGAACGCCCGCCGGGGCCGACGAGGAAGACGACAGCGCTGCCGAGGCGGACGACCAGCGACAGAAGGCCGTCACGGACGGCGGTTCGGCAGTCACGATGGGTGACGAGCCGCCGACGATCCAGGACAATCCCGGACCGGCCAAGCCGTTCGAACTGCTGGTACAGGCGGTCAACCGACCGAAGTACAGCGAGCTGGATCCGACGATCTTCCTGTTCCTGACGTTCCCGCTGTTCTTCGGGTTCATGATCGGCGACGTCGGCTACGGGATCATGTACGTGGCCATCGGGGCCTACATGGCCACGCAGTTCGACAGCAAAGGCGTCACCAGTCTCGGCGGCGTTGCGATCTGGGCGGGCCTGTTCACGATCCTCTTCGGATTCGTGTACGGCGAGATATTCGGCCTCCACATCCTCGGAGAGGTCGTTTGGCACGACCTGCTGAACGTCGAACTCTTGCCGCTCAACAAGGGGCTCGAGCCGGCGGCCGCCGACTTCGCCCTGGGCTGGATGGTCGTTAGCGTGCTGGCCGGGATCGTCCACCTCAACATCGGATACATCCTGGACTTCTACGAGAATCTCAGCCATGGGGTCAAAGACGCCCTCTTCCACAGCGGCTCGTGGATCCTGATGATCAACGGGATCTGGATCTGGATCTTCTCGGCGCAGGCGGAGGGATCGAAGCCCGACTTCCTGTTCACGACGTTTGCTAGCGACGGACCGTTCCCGATCGGGTTCACCGGGTTCCCGATGTGGTCGCTATTCACGTTCCCCGAAGCGATCCCGCTTCTGGGCGGGTTCCCGCTTACGGCACCGCTGCTGGTCTTCCTGATCGGGTTCGTCATGCTCGGCGTCAGCGAACCCGTCGAACTCGTCGAATCGCTCGACGTCGTCGTCAACGTCTTCTCGTACACCCGGATGGGCGCAGTGTTGCTCGCGAAGGCCGGCATGGCGTTCGTGGTCAACCTGCTGTTCTTCGGCGCCTACGAGGACCCAGACGGCGAGTTCCACTTCCTTCGAAATCACGAACCGAGCTACGTCGCGGAACACTACGGCGAGGGTGCCGACGTCGTCTTCGGCGGCCTCATGCACTCGGGTACCGCAGCCCTGCTCGGTGGACTTGTTATTCTCGTGCTCGGACACATCGTCGTGTTAGTGCTTGGCGTGACAAGCGCCGGCTTACAGGCTGTGCGCCTCGAGTACGTCGAATTCTTTAACAAGTTTTATGAAGGCGGTGGGGAGAACTACGAACCGTTCGGAACCGATCGAAACTAG
- a CDS encoding BGTF surface domain-containing protein, with amino-acid sequence MTSETTYRDKGRAVVLAALMVLSVVAMSAAFAGGAAAANNPEADGVSYDLDGGDEVTDLGPVWIGQEVTLQDDNLSGYAGFEIRAGGEPEDSSSSDAVASGSIEDGDTISFDSSDYDSGFYHVNLIGGPGDNASDWDEHVFRVASEDFSASFSSDTVPDSSQVDVTLETAREDQWVNVSADGVSSDELNNLFDDSHANIEEVRSASDADVVSLNLTGVSDELTFEANVSNAELDAGEYEFEFDVTDSSASDTVTLQVTDGQVEYDFVDVSSAEEGGIAEITISTGQSSTAAVVLDSDDTSFATSAVVSGVEGDEVTLEYNTHNVSNAWSVAGETDATVTGNHTNETLENAPLPAYTWDLTLGDQLDGAYSISTEHDRGRLVISERGEISGVTTATAPADADLSDYESYNESTITETNTVAEDDGIIVTVEDFGAEGAVEALGDSLATEEGITIEAEEQQTGPIDEGDTLNHSQLGAELINTGDLENYNGDLIFTLDESALTAGQTYDFTVTINASENSYMDDDADDVTEEFELEVVDREINWDDISSLSATEDATATGTTTVAPGTEFSAEADSDDDEGGFVQLSDAVVTAGEDGNNEFAAEFDLSQETTGVLFDLTATDTQSDAEAVLKDVELVAASQPDISVEGDAPSEVQVGEDATLDVTVTNDGDAAGTVDFHIDIDGETVTSEEIEVEAGGTYDASYDFNTSSAGDISWETHAGDDASDSGTLTVNDSDDSDDSDDSDDSDDSDDSDDSDDSDDSDDSDDSDDSDDSGSDGDDSDDGTPGFGVGVALVALLGAAMLALRRQN; translated from the coding sequence ATGACAAGCGAAACGACATACCGCGACAAGGGCCGTGCAGTGGTCCTGGCCGCGCTTATGGTCCTTTCTGTTGTCGCCATGTCCGCAGCGTTTGCGGGCGGTGCGGCAGCGGCAAACAATCCGGAAGCAGATGGAGTATCGTATGACCTTGACGGCGGTGACGAAGTAACTGATCTAGGCCCGGTCTGGATCGGACAGGAAGTCACACTTCAGGACGACAACCTGAGCGGATACGCAGGTTTCGAAATCCGCGCAGGCGGTGAACCTGAGGACTCGTCTTCCAGTGATGCTGTCGCAAGCGGTTCGATCGAAGACGGTGACACCATCAGCTTCGATTCGAGTGACTACGACAGTGGATTCTACCACGTTAACCTGATCGGTGGTCCAGGCGATAATGCAAGTGACTGGGACGAGCACGTGTTCCGCGTTGCCTCAGAGGACTTCAGTGCCAGCTTCAGCAGTGACACAGTCCCTGACAGCAGTCAGGTAGATGTCACACTCGAGACCGCACGTGAAGATCAGTGGGTGAACGTATCTGCTGATGGCGTCAGCTCGGATGAGCTTAATAATCTGTTCGACGATAGCCACGCCAACATTGAAGAGGTCCGATCCGCCTCGGATGCAGACGTTGTCTCACTCAACCTCACGGGCGTTAGTGACGAACTCACTTTCGAGGCTAACGTCTCGAACGCCGAACTCGACGCCGGAGAGTACGAATTTGAATTCGATGTCACCGACTCGAGTGCTTCGGATACGGTAACTCTCCAAGTGACTGATGGACAGGTTGAGTACGACTTCGTTGATGTCAGCTCGGCCGAAGAAGGTGGTATCGCAGAAATTACGATCAGCACTGGACAGAGCAGTACTGCCGCTGTCGTCCTCGATAGCGACGACACTTCCTTCGCAACGAGTGCTGTCGTGAGTGGTGTCGAAGGTGACGAGGTCACCCTCGAATACAACACCCACAATGTCTCTAACGCATGGAGCGTGGCTGGTGAGACTGATGCGACTGTCACCGGGAACCATACGAATGAAACACTCGAGAATGCACCGCTCCCAGCGTACACCTGGGATCTGACCCTCGGTGACCAACTGGACGGTGCCTACAGTATCTCCACCGAACACGACCGTGGCCGCCTCGTCATCAGCGAACGTGGTGAAATTAGTGGTGTAACCACTGCAACTGCACCGGCTGACGCTGATCTTAGCGACTACGAGAGTTACAACGAATCGACCATTACCGAGACCAACACCGTCGCTGAAGATGACGGCATCATCGTAACCGTTGAAGACTTCGGCGCAGAGGGTGCTGTCGAAGCACTCGGTGATTCTCTTGCTACGGAGGAAGGGATCACGATCGAAGCCGAAGAGCAGCAGACTGGCCCGATCGACGAGGGCGATACCCTGAATCACAGTCAGCTTGGTGCTGAACTGATCAACACTGGAGATCTGGAGAACTACAATGGCGATCTGATCTTCACGCTTGATGAGAGTGCGCTCACGGCTGGCCAGACCTACGACTTCACGGTCACGATCAACGCGTCCGAAAACTCCTACATGGATGACGACGCTGACGATGTTACCGAGGAGTTCGAACTCGAAGTTGTCGACCGCGAAATCAACTGGGACGACATCAGCTCGCTCTCAGCTACTGAGGACGCGACCGCAACCGGTACGACCACGGTCGCACCCGGTACGGAATTCAGCGCCGAAGCCGACTCGGACGATGATGAGGGTGGCTTCGTTCAGCTGAGTGACGCAGTTGTCACCGCTGGCGAGGACGGTAACAACGAATTCGCCGCTGAATTCGACCTTAGCCAAGAAACCACTGGTGTCCTGTTCGACCTTACGGCCACAGACACCCAGAGTGACGCTGAAGCAGTCCTCAAGGATGTCGAACTGGTCGCTGCTTCCCAGCCTGACATCTCCGTTGAGGGTGACGCACCCTCTGAGGTTCAGGTTGGTGAAGACGCCACGCTCGACGTGACCGTTACCAACGACGGCGACGCCGCAGGCACTGTCGACTTCCACATCGACATCGATGGCGAGACCGTCACGAGCGAGGAAATCGAAGTCGAAGCCGGCGGCACGTACGACGCCAGCTACGACTTCAACACCAGCTCCGCAGGCGACATCAGCTGGGAGACCCACGCTGGCGACGACGCCAGTGACTCCGGTACGCTGACTGTCAACGACTCGGACGACTCGGACGACTCGGACGACTCGGACGACTCGGACGACTCCGACGACTCGGACGACTCTGACGACTCGGACGACTCCGACGACTCGGACGACTCCGACGACTCCGACGACTCCGGCTCCGATGGAGACGACAGTGACGATGGTACGCCCGGCTTCGGTGTCGGCGTCGCTCTCGTCGCACTCCTCGGCGCGGCCATGCTGGCCCTCCGACGTCAGAACTAA